A single Tenacibaculum sp. 190524A02b DNA region contains:
- a CDS encoding HU family DNA-binding protein has protein sequence MNKSDLIDAMAADAGISKAAAKAALESLTNNVTNTLKDGGKVALVGWGTWSVSERAARTGRNPQTGKEIKIAAKNVVKFKAGAGLSDSVN, from the coding sequence ATGAACAAATCAGATTTAATCGATGCTATGGCTGCTGACGCAGGAATTTCAAAAGCTGCTGCTAAAGCTGCATTAGAATCATTAACTAACAACGTTACTAATACATTAAAAGATGGTGGTAAAGTTGCTTTAGTTGGATGGGGAACTTGGTCTGTATCTGAAAGAGCTGCTAGAACAGGAAGAAACCCACAAACTGGTAAGGAAATTAAAATCGCTGCAAAGAATGTTGTTAAGTTTAAAGCTGGTGCTGGTTTAAGTGATTCAGTAAACTAA
- a CDS encoding 7-carboxy-7-deazaguanine synthase QueE: MDLQTKELINKGEMLPLMEEFYTIQGEGSHTGTAAYFIRIGGCDVGCHWCDVKESWDAKLHPPTQTDIIVNNAKKHAETVVITGGEPLMWSLDYITSELQKNNIKTHIETSGAYDFSGTWDWFCLSPKKTKLPLQRSYEEADELKMIIHNKNDFKFAEEQAEKVNANCKLFLQPEWSKKEKMTPLIIDYVMKNPKWRISLQTHKYLNIP, encoded by the coding sequence ATGGATTTACAGACGAAAGAATTAATTAATAAAGGAGAAATGCTTCCTTTAATGGAAGAGTTTTATACCATACAAGGTGAAGGTTCCCATACAGGCACTGCCGCTTATTTTATTAGAATTGGTGGTTGTGATGTAGGTTGTCATTGGTGTGATGTTAAAGAGAGCTGGGATGCAAAATTACATCCACCAACACAAACCGATATTATTGTAAACAATGCTAAAAAGCATGCTGAAACTGTAGTAATTACTGGTGGAGAGCCGCTTATGTGGAGCTTAGATTATATTACTAGTGAATTACAAAAAAATAATATTAAAACTCACATAGAGACTTCTGGAGCTTATGACTTTTCAGGTACATGGGATTGGTTTTGTCTGTCACCTAAAAAGACTAAACTTCCATTACAACGATCTTATGAAGAAGCTGATGAGTTAAAGATGATTATTCATAATAAAAATGACTTTAAATTTGCTGAAGAACAAGCAGAAAAAGTTAATGCTAACTGTAAATTATTTTTACAACCTGAGTGGAGTAAAAAGGAAAAAATGACACCTTTAATCATTGATTATGTGATGAAAAACCCAAAATGGCGAATTTCTTTACAAACGCATAAATATCTGAATATCCCTTAA
- a CDS encoding T9SS type A sorting domain-containing protein, whose translation MKKLLLCGALIGALTGYSQQSFKTIWEENFNNYQIPSGIEGESDDGATGTTNKWLYMGDYKESFTKWTIDASNASLQNFSDYAAVFRTRDYLDPHFRVQDTHGSEIKTPEGGHINWITETIDISGFTNVSVSMSIDETGDHETSDYINVSYSTDNGMNYTLIKNWKGFGSDIHTLQGDTINDEFCNTSDKDGDFKFQKVYFSIPNSSNSLKIKVTFKNGASSENFILDDVKVFGKQSTLKVDEDSLDVVSIYPNPITGNQQLTINTQEIIKSISIYDVRGQLVIEKRKVGTPNNQVSLSNISKGIYLIKVKTSTSEQVNKLVIQ comes from the coding sequence ATGAAAAAACTATTACTATGTGGTGCCTTAATAGGTGCCTTGACAGGGTATTCCCAACAAAGTTTTAAAACTATATGGGAAGAAAACTTTAATAACTATCAAATTCCTTCTGGAATTGAAGGAGAAAGTGACGATGGCGCCACAGGAACTACCAACAAATGGCTTTATATGGGAGATTATAAGGAGTCATTTACTAAATGGACTATTGATGCTTCTAATGCTTCTCTACAAAACTTCTCAGATTATGCTGCTGTTTTTAGAACTAGAGATTACTTAGATCCTCATTTCAGAGTTCAAGACACACATGGTTCTGAAATAAAAACCCCCGAAGGTGGTCATATTAACTGGATTACCGAAACCATTGATATTAGTGGTTTTACCAACGTTAGTGTTAGTATGTCAATCGATGAAACAGGAGACCATGAAACTTCTGACTATATAAATGTAAGTTATAGTACTGATAATGGCATGAATTATACTTTAATTAAAAATTGGAAAGGCTTTGGGAGTGATATTCATACTTTACAAGGAGATACTATAAACGATGAATTTTGTAATACAAGCGACAAAGATGGAGATTTTAAATTTCAAAAGGTCTATTTCAGTATTCCTAACAGTTCAAATTCTTTAAAGATTAAAGTGACTTTTAAAAATGGCGCTAGTAGTGAAAATTTCATTCTAGATGATGTAAAAGTTTTTGGAAAACAATCAACTTTAAAAGTTGATGAAGATTCTTTAGATGTAGTTTCCATTTATCCAAATCCAATAACTGGTAATCAACAATTGACTATCAATACTCAAGAAATAATTAAAAGTATTAGTATTTATGATGTAAGAGGTCAATTAGTTATTGAAAAAAGAAAAGTTGGTACTCCAAACAACCAGGTATCACTTTCAAATATAAGTAAAGGAATTTATTTAATTAAAGTAAAAACCAGTACTTCAGAACAAGTAAACAAACTAGTTATTCAATAA
- a CDS encoding THUMP domain-containing class I SAM-dependent RNA methyltransferase, with product MEKDFKMTAITMAGLEGVLADELRALGAREVKEGIRNVAFRGDKGFMYKANIALRTAIRILKPIKRSKIFDEEDLYEAIQRIKWERFIDVEGTFAIGAVVNSRNFTSNSHYISLKSKDAIADYFVHKYKKRPNVDLKYPDVKIHIHIHKEWLTISLDSSGDSLHKRGYRSATNIAPINEVLAAGLLLLSGYKGEENFIDPMCGSGTILIEAAMIANHIPANINRKHFGFENWKDYDEDLYFVIQDSLLKKISSSHFKIMGFDKAPSAVRKAQQNIINANLEEFIGVHHVNFFNSKKEVFGKTTILFNPPYGERLNIDVEEFYRKIGNTLKNNYSNSTAWLITSDIQALKYVGLRTSKRIPLKNADLDCRFVKYELYEGSKKVKEDR from the coding sequence ATGGAGAAAGATTTTAAAATGACTGCTATTACTATGGCAGGACTTGAAGGCGTATTAGCCGATGAATTAAGAGCATTAGGGGCGAGAGAAGTAAAAGAAGGAATTAGAAACGTTGCTTTTAGAGGTGATAAAGGGTTTATGTATAAGGCAAATATAGCTTTAAGAACTGCTATTAGAATTTTAAAACCAATAAAAAGAAGTAAAATTTTTGATGAAGAAGATTTGTATGAAGCTATTCAGCGTATAAAATGGGAGCGTTTTATTGATGTAGAAGGAACGTTTGCTATAGGTGCTGTTGTAAACTCAAGAAATTTTACATCTAATTCTCATTACATTAGTTTAAAGTCTAAAGATGCTATTGCAGATTATTTTGTTCACAAATATAAAAAGCGCCCGAATGTAGATTTGAAATATCCTGATGTTAAAATTCACATTCATATTCATAAAGAATGGTTAACAATATCATTAGATTCCTCTGGAGATTCATTACATAAAAGAGGGTACAGAAGTGCCACTAATATTGCACCTATAAATGAAGTTTTAGCAGCAGGTTTGTTACTTTTATCAGGATATAAAGGTGAAGAAAATTTTATAGATCCAATGTGTGGTTCTGGTACAATTTTAATAGAAGCAGCAATGATAGCAAATCATATTCCTGCTAATATTAACAGAAAACATTTTGGTTTTGAAAATTGGAAAGATTATGATGAAGATTTATATTTTGTTATTCAAGATTCTTTATTAAAGAAAATATCAAGTTCACATTTTAAAATTATGGGGTTTGATAAAGCTCCGTCAGCGGTTAGGAAAGCTCAGCAGAATATTATTAATGCAAATTTAGAAGAGTTTATAGGAGTACATCATGTAAACTTTTTTAACTCAAAAAAAGAAGTTTTTGGTAAAACAACTATTCTGTTTAATCCACCATATGGAGAGCGTTTAAATATAGATGTAGAAGAGTTTTATAGAAAAATAGGAAACACTTTAAAAAATAATTATAGTAATTCAACAGCATGGTTAATAACATCAGATATTCAGGCTTTAAAATATGTTGGATTAAGAACTTCTAAAAGAATTCCTTTAAAAAATGCTGATTTAGATTGTCGTTTTGTAAAATATGAATTGTATGAAGGAAGTAAAAAAGTAAAAGAAGATAGATAA
- a CDS encoding pentapeptide repeat-containing protein: protein MKNIFTLLVFTLCTVTVFSQKTINASEIMKKLEAKEAIEYSNVTIEGTIDFTFIDKKLPKLPKRKKWWNNGGSNTVENQITNKVVFKNCTFKDDVLAYIPHENSGYTFVANFEDLAIFENCTFSQKAMFKYSDFEKDANFANCDFKNDTTFKYAKFERKISFKNTNFEEPATFKYTDFKEFVSFEDAIFNESATFKYTEFNDGVSFRNVKFKEDLNIKYTKVHGTFDITNMDVGFDIDAKYTSINGNSFNKYLLKNK, encoded by the coding sequence ATGAAAAATATATTTACTCTTCTAGTTTTTACTCTTTGCACAGTTACTGTTTTTTCTCAGAAAACAATTAATGCTTCTGAGATCATGAAAAAACTAGAGGCCAAAGAAGCTATAGAATATTCTAACGTTACCATTGAAGGAACTATTGACTTTACATTTATAGACAAAAAGCTACCTAAATTACCAAAACGTAAAAAATGGTGGAATAATGGTGGTTCTAATACTGTTGAAAACCAAATTACAAATAAAGTGGTTTTTAAAAACTGTACTTTCAAAGACGATGTTTTAGCTTATATACCACATGAAAATAGTGGTTATACTTTTGTAGCTAACTTTGAAGATCTTGCTATTTTTGAAAACTGTACTTTCTCTCAAAAAGCCATGTTTAAATATTCTGATTTTGAAAAAGATGCTAATTTTGCTAATTGTGATTTTAAAAATGATACTACTTTTAAATATGCTAAATTTGAAAGAAAAATATCTTTTAAAAACACAAACTTTGAAGAGCCTGCAACATTCAAATACACTGACTTTAAAGAATTTGTAAGTTTTGAAGATGCTATTTTTAATGAAAGCGCTACTTTTAAATATACCGAGTTTAATGATGGAGTTTCTTTTAGAAATGTAAAATTTAAAGAAGACCTAAATATTAAATATACTAAAGTACATGGTACATTTGACATTACCAATATGGATGTTGGTTTTGACATTGATGCTAAATATACTAGTATAAATGGCAATAGCTTTAACAAATATCTTTTAAAAAATAAATAA
- a CDS encoding ZIP family metal transporter — protein sequence MSSLLLIISVLIGSIFVLFLKPSNKFVRLLLAFSGAYLLSVTVLHLLPEVYNHTNNVKQIGILILIGILIQSVLESFSKGAEHGHVHVNENQNKFPWLLFVSLCIHAFTEGLPIHDHGDHEHNLLWAIFIHKIPIAIVLTTFLVKAKYSIKTMIAFIGVFSLMSPLGILISEKVDFFHNFHSQIMAFTIGIFLHISTVILFESSENHKFNFQKFAVILLGILLTIFTL from the coding sequence ATGAGTTCATTGTTATTAATTATATCTGTATTAATCGGTTCTATTTTTGTACTATTTCTTAAACCTTCTAATAAATTTGTACGTTTATTATTAGCTTTTAGTGGAGCTTATTTACTATCTGTTACCGTTTTACACTTATTACCTGAAGTTTATAATCACACTAACAATGTTAAACAAATTGGTATTTTAATTTTAATAGGAATTTTAATACAATCAGTTTTAGAATCTTTTTCAAAAGGCGCAGAACATGGACATGTTCATGTAAATGAAAATCAAAATAAATTTCCTTGGTTGTTATTTGTTAGTTTATGTATTCATGCCTTTACAGAAGGATTACCTATACATGACCATGGTGATCATGAACATAATTTACTATGGGCTATTTTTATACATAAAATACCTATCGCAATTGTTTTAACTACCTTTTTAGTAAAAGCTAAATATTCTATAAAAACAATGATTGCCTTTATTGGTGTCTTTTCTTTAATGAGTCCTTTAGGTATTTTAATTTCAGAAAAAGTAGATTTCTTTCATAACTTCCATTCTCAAATAATGGCTTTTACAATAGGAATTTTCTTACATATTTCTACAGTTATTTTATTTGAAAGTTCAGAAAACCATAAGTTTAATTTTCAGAAATTTGCAGTGATACTATTAGGTATTTTATTAACTATCTTTACTCTATAA
- a CDS encoding cupin domain-containing protein, with translation MRKKYTIQTSPFIVPTTDGKLIAEHFGNATTKESKISIAHMKAPAGWSEPFQTPKFDEYTFIIKGKKQFNIDGEIVTLEAGQSIKIEKNVRVQYSNPFSEPCEYLAICLPAFSLDLVNREEE, from the coding sequence ATGAGAAAAAAATATACAATTCAAACAAGTCCATTTATCGTTCCTACAACGGATGGTAAACTAATTGCTGAACACTTTGGTAATGCAACTACTAAAGAGTCAAAAATTAGTATTGCACACATGAAAGCCCCAGCTGGTTGGAGTGAACCTTTTCAAACACCAAAATTTGATGAATACACATTCATTATTAAAGGAAAAAAACAATTTAATATTGATGGTGAAATTGTAACTTTAGAGGCAGGGCAGTCTATAAAAATAGAAAAAAACGTTAGAGTTCAATATTCAAACCCGTTTAGTGAACCATGTGAGTATTTGGCTATTTGCTTGCCAGCTTTTTCTCTAGACTTGGTAAATAGGGAAGAAGAGTGA
- a CDS encoding class I SAM-dependent methyltransferase, whose translation MDTKKDWFTSWFNTPYYHILYKHRNDDDAQFFMRNITSFLNLKKNSFIADVPCGKGRHSVYLNSLGFNVRGGDLSSNSIFHAKKFENESLKFEEWDMRKPIENKYDAIFNLFTSFGYFDDDKDDILVLSNFKNGLKSNGVLVLDFLNVEKVKSSLVPQETKLIDGIEFSIKKEIIDGFILKHISFHANGQNHTYTEKVKFLSLEKMQDYFNKADLKIRHVFGNYNLDNFNVNTSDRLILIAE comes from the coding sequence ATGGATACAAAAAAGGATTGGTTTACTTCTTGGTTTAACACACCATACTATCATATTTTATATAAACATAGAAATGATGATGATGCGCAATTTTTTATGCGAAATATTACTTCTTTTCTAAATTTGAAAAAAAATAGCTTTATAGCTGATGTTCCTTGTGGTAAAGGTAGACACTCAGTATATCTCAATTCTCTGGGATTTAATGTAAGAGGTGGTGACTTAAGCAGTAATAGTATTTTTCATGCAAAAAAATTTGAAAATGAATCATTAAAATTTGAAGAATGGGACATGAGAAAACCTATAGAGAATAAATATGATGCTATTTTCAACTTATTTACAAGTTTTGGTTATTTTGACGATGACAAGGATGACATCCTTGTATTATCTAATTTTAAAAATGGTTTAAAGTCTAACGGTGTTTTAGTCTTAGACTTTTTAAATGTTGAAAAAGTTAAATCCTCTCTAGTACCACAAGAAACAAAATTAATAGATGGAATAGAGTTTTCTATTAAAAAAGAAATTATAGATGGTTTTATATTAAAACATATTTCTTTTCATGCCAATGGACAAAACCATACTTATACCGAAAAGGTTAAGTTTTTAAGTCTAGAAAAAATGCAAGATTACTTTAACAAGGCAGACTTGAAAATAAGACATGTTTTTGGAAACTATAACTTAGATAATTTTAATGTTAACACTTCTGATAGACTTATACTAATTGCCGAATGA
- a CDS encoding helicase HerA-like domain-containing protein gives MSDSTKFLNYINQGYSCKGDFITLGAGMLGEDTITNALVNIPLKTLNRHGLIAGATGTGKTKTLQVLAENMSEKGIPVLLMDVKGDLSGLAQASQGHPKIDERHEKIGIPFNAKEFPIEVLTISEQDGVRLRATVSEFGPVLLSRILDLTETQSGIVAIIFKYCDDNHLPLLDLKDFKKMLQFITNEGKEEIQEEYGRISTASTGAILRKLVEIEQQGGDLFFGEKSFEVDDLTRIDENGRGVISVLRLTDIQDKPKLFSTFMLQLLAEVYETFPEQGDSGRPELIIFIDEAHLVFDEASKALLSQIESIVKLIRSKGIGLYFVTQNPKDVPEDVLAQLGMKIQHALRAFTAKDRKAIKLAAENYPDSEYYDTKEVLTQLGIGEALVSVLNEKGIPTPLARTMLRAPMSRMDVLTEKELQEVLDNSKLISKYNKLVDRESAYELLNDKIKRINKEKSEEDERKEREKTRKKSSSTRSRSTRMNPVVKVLTSATFIRSVFGILKKVL, from the coding sequence ATGAGTGATTCAACTAAATTTTTAAACTATATAAATCAAGGATATAGTTGCAAAGGAGATTTTATTACGTTAGGAGCAGGAATGCTAGGGGAGGATACAATTACAAATGCGCTAGTAAATATTCCTTTAAAAACGTTGAATCGGCATGGATTAATAGCTGGAGCTACTGGTACTGGAAAAACAAAGACATTACAAGTTTTAGCTGAAAATATGTCGGAAAAGGGGATTCCAGTTTTGTTAATGGACGTAAAAGGAGATTTAAGTGGTTTAGCACAGGCTAGTCAAGGACATCCTAAAATAGATGAACGTCATGAAAAAATAGGAATTCCATTTAATGCTAAAGAGTTTCCTATTGAAGTTTTAACTATTTCAGAACAAGATGGGGTTCGATTAAGAGCAACTGTTTCTGAATTCGGGCCTGTACTATTATCCAGAATTTTGGATTTAACTGAGACACAATCTGGTATTGTAGCTATTATTTTTAAGTACTGTGATGATAATCATTTGCCATTGTTAGATTTAAAGGATTTTAAAAAAATGCTTCAATTTATAACTAACGAAGGGAAAGAGGAAATTCAAGAAGAATACGGGAGAATTTCCACAGCAAGTACGGGCGCTATTTTACGAAAGTTAGTAGAGATAGAACAACAAGGAGGTGATTTGTTTTTTGGGGAAAAATCTTTTGAGGTTGATGATTTAACTCGTATTGATGAAAATGGAAGAGGAGTGATATCTGTATTGAGATTGACAGATATTCAAGATAAACCAAAGCTGTTTTCAACTTTTATGCTACAGTTGTTAGCAGAAGTATATGAGACTTTTCCAGAACAAGGAGATAGTGGAAGACCAGAATTGATAATTTTTATTGATGAAGCTCATTTAGTTTTTGATGAAGCTTCTAAAGCATTGTTAAGCCAAATTGAAAGTATTGTAAAATTAATCAGGTCTAAAGGAATAGGACTTTATTTTGTAACTCAAAACCCTAAAGATGTGCCAGAAGATGTCTTAGCGCAATTAGGGATGAAAATTCAGCATGCATTAAGAGCTTTTACAGCCAAGGATAGAAAAGCCATTAAATTAGCAGCTGAGAATTACCCAGATTCTGAATATTACGATACAAAAGAAGTATTGACACAACTAGGGATTGGTGAAGCATTAGTGTCTGTACTTAATGAAAAAGGAATTCCAACGCCATTGGCTAGAACCATGTTAAGAGCTCCTATGAGTAGAATGGATGTGTTAACAGAAAAAGAATTACAAGAAGTATTAGATAATTCTAAGTTAATTTCAAAGTATAACAAACTAGTTGATAGAGAAAGTGCTTATGAATTATTGAATGATAAAATAAAAAGAATAAATAAAGAAAAGTCGGAAGAAGATGAAAGAAAAGAAAGAGAAAAAACAAGAAAAAAATCTTCTTCAACAAGAAGTAGAAGCACAAGAATGAATCCTGTAGTTAAAGTTTTAACTAGTGCTACTTTTATTAGAAGTGTCTTTGGGATATTAAAAAAAGTACTTTAA
- the fmt gene encoding methionyl-tRNA formyltransferase — MRDLRIVFMGTPDFAVTILKHLVENNYNVVGVITATDKPAGRGRKLNQSAVKKYALSQNLPLLQPKNLKSEDFQNELKKWNANLQIVVAFRMLPKSVWDMPQYGTFNLHASLLPEYRGAAPINWAIINGEKKTGVTTFFIDDKIDTGEIILQKEVGIREDETVGELHDTLMYLGADLVKETVDLIAKGNVTTTKQPDLEEKTAYKLFPHNCKIDWSKSLNDIYNHIRGLNPYPAAWTSIYNNEKEITAKIYKVSKELGNHKYKIGKIITTKSDIKIAVSDGFLIIDEIKLSGKKLMDSRSLLNGYQFSSDAIAL; from the coding sequence ATGAGAGATTTACGTATCGTTTTTATGGGAACACCTGATTTTGCTGTAACCATTTTAAAACACTTAGTAGAAAACAACTATAATGTTGTTGGAGTTATTACTGCTACCGATAAGCCCGCAGGAAGAGGTAGAAAATTGAATCAATCTGCAGTAAAAAAATATGCTTTATCTCAAAATTTACCTTTGCTTCAGCCTAAAAATTTAAAAAGCGAAGATTTTCAAAATGAATTAAAAAAATGGAATGCTAATCTTCAAATAGTTGTAGCTTTTAGAATGCTACCTAAATCTGTTTGGGATATGCCTCAATATGGTACTTTTAATTTACATGCATCTTTATTACCTGAATATAGAGGCGCTGCTCCTATCAATTGGGCTATTATAAACGGAGAAAAGAAAACTGGTGTTACTACCTTTTTTATTGATGATAAAATTGATACAGGAGAAATAATTCTTCAAAAAGAAGTTGGTATTAGAGAAGATGAAACCGTAGGAGAATTACACGACACTCTTATGTATTTGGGTGCTGATTTAGTTAAAGAAACTGTTGATTTAATAGCTAAAGGAAATGTAACAACTACTAAACAGCCAGATTTGGAAGAGAAAACAGCTTATAAACTATTTCCTCATAACTGTAAAATAGATTGGTCAAAATCTTTAAATGATATATACAATCACATAAGAGGTTTAAATCCTTATCCTGCTGCTTGGACCTCAATATACAATAATGAGAAAGAAATTACAGCCAAAATTTATAAGGTTTCTAAAGAGTTGGGGAATCATAAATATAAAATAGGTAAAATAATAACCACTAAATCTGATATAAAAATAGCCGTATCTGATGGTTTTTTAATCATAGATGAAATTAAACTTTCTGGTAAAAAATTAATGGACTCAAGAAGTTTGTTAAACGGTTATCAATTTTCATCAGATGCAATAGCGCTCTAG